The genomic window CGGCGAGGCGGGCGGGTCGATGGCCGGCCGCGCGGGAAAGCAGGCCATCAAGTCCGGCGCCTCCCACCTCGCCCCGGTGGTGCACGAGACCGGCCAGGCCGGCGGCCGCCTCGCCTTCACCGTCCGGATGAAGGCCGATCAGTACGTCTACAGCGCCGGGTCGGAGAAGGACTCTGGCGGTATCCGGCGTGGGTTCATCCCGCGCGCGGACGGCACGGAGGAGCGCACTTACGGCTCCGCCTCGACCGGCGGATTCGAAGCCGCCGAGTGGTCCCAGCGGGTCGCGGACCACCACGGCGACGTGACCGAGGCTATGCGGGAGTGGCTGGTGGAGACCGGCCGCGCGGTCGAGGACGCCGACAT from Kitasatospora sp. NBC_01250 includes these protein-coding regions:
- a CDS encoding helix-turn-helix domain containing protein, whose product is MSPADPNNPNEAARLTQELIDQGYTKRQVAKMLGRDASLVSQFFTKGKGASMVNALRQLVRAVRGGERDEEALSGIAEANTARRRTKTGQKVRVRGKDTVGEAGGSMAGRAGKQAIKSGASHLAPVVHETGQAGGRLAFTVRMKADQYVYSAGSEKDSGGIRRGFIPRADGTEERTYGSASTGGFEAAEWSQRVADHHGDVTEAMREWLVETGRAVEDADIAYLEVRGWIPEDQQ